One genomic region from Silvibacterium dinghuense encodes:
- a CDS encoding lipocalin-like domain-containing protein, with the protein MMTRSLALLIALLCAPLAAMAQSSSIVGTWILTGADKVLPDGTTVPDFGSNPHGLIIFTADGHYSVQIYRADRAKFSSADRNQVTAEEFKNAALGMSVHFGTYAVDPDRHTITFRIDRASWPNWDDTVQVRSYEMKGDQLSWKVPPRPDGSIPVTTLRRATQDKSTEER; encoded by the coding sequence ATGATGACTCGCAGTCTTGCCCTTCTCATCGCACTGCTGTGCGCTCCCCTGGCAGCCATGGCGCAGAGCTCTTCCATTGTCGGCACATGGATTCTTACAGGAGCAGACAAGGTGCTGCCCGATGGAACCACGGTTCCGGACTTCGGCAGCAATCCTCATGGTCTGATCATCTTTACAGCCGACGGCCACTACTCCGTGCAGATCTATCGCGCCGACCGCGCAAAGTTTTCATCCGCAGACAGGAATCAGGTAACGGCGGAAGAGTTCAAAAACGCCGCGCTCGGAATGAGCGTTCACTTCGGCACGTACGCCGTCGATCCAGATCGGCACACCATCACCTTCCGCATCGATCGCGCCTCCTGGCCGAACTGGGATGACACCGTTCAGGTACGCAGTTACGAAATGAAGGGGGACCAGCTTTCGTGGAAAGTACCACCGCGGCCTGACGGCTCCATCCCCGTCACAACTCTGCGGCGGGCAACCCAGGACAAATCCACAGAGGAAAGATAA
- a CDS encoding PadR family transcriptional regulator, with translation MKLRRTPQTALVLRELLRSPRAWSYGYDISRETGLKSGTLYPLLIRLAEQQLLETRWEAAENGRPPRHMYRLTANGVRAARDWAEDTMTLTARKPAFGI, from the coding sequence GTGAAGCTACGCCGCACTCCGCAGACAGCCCTTGTCCTTCGCGAGCTCCTGCGCTCCCCGCGCGCGTGGAGCTACGGCTACGACATCAGCCGTGAGACCGGTCTCAAGTCCGGAACACTGTATCCGCTGCTCATCCGCCTCGCCGAGCAGCAGTTGCTCGAAACCAGGTGGGAAGCCGCGGAGAACGGGCGCCCGCCGCGTCACATGTATCGCCTCACCGCGAACGGTGTGCGCGCCGCGCGCGACTGGGCGGAAGACACCATGACTCTCACCGCACGCAAACCGGCATTCGGGATATGA
- a CDS encoding efflux RND transporter permease subunit gives MWIVKLALDRPYTFIILALLILIMAPVVILRTPTDIFPNINIPVVSVAWQYTGLDPEQMEGRLVAPYEKALTTLVDNIEHTESTSYNGVATIKIYLQPGASLDTANAQVTAASQYMLRQLPPGTLPPEIINFSASSVPIIQIGISGQGLNEQQLNDYAQNFIRPALVTIPGAVIPQVYGGKQAQITVSMDQEKMQSKGVSPGDVLTAMQNGSVVLPSGTAKIGPLEYDVRSNAAPRTIPELDMLPIKQVNGAMVYLRDVATVSDGAAFQTNIVRQDGRRGVLISILKGGSASTLSVVSGIRGLLPRVSQLVPPAVKMTPIADQSVFVRSAVQGVIREAIIAAALTGLMILLFLGSWRSTVIIAVSIPLSILTSVIVLSMIGETINTMTLGGLALAVGILVDDATVTIENIERFLENGYEMREAILDGAAQIAVPALVSTLCICIVFLPMFFLTGVSKYLFAPLAEAVIFAMIASYILSRTLVPTLAMYLLRHKHTGPTRNPFTLFQRGFERQFEKVRSGYETLLTRLVFLRKAFIPVFLLCCCCAFLLLPFLGRDFFPSTDSGEFILHMRGRTGLRIEETARLADQVEDAIHKTIPANEVNNILDNIGLPYSPMNTMHMTNGGIGAADADILVSLNEDHHPTADYIRRLRESLPRDFPGTTFYFLPADITTQILNFGLPAPIDIQIQSSDLESSTKVATAMMEKLRQVPGLVDLRIQQPLDYPTLDVDVDRTKAGQGGYTARDVAQSMLNSLSGSFQITPMFFLNYKNGVNYNLVAQTPQYRMDSLQDLQNIPINSANGGPARPTPETLNDLSGIHRGHEDAVVSEYNIRRVVDIYGAVQDRDLGAVGKQVQAIVDEQSKTVPRGMFLSLRGQVNTMRSSYISLLGGLVFSILLVYMLIVVNFQSWLDPFIIITALPAALAGIVLFLFFTHTTLSVPALMGAIMCMGVATANSILVVSFAKMRLAEHHDPILAAIESGATRFRPVCMTALAMIIGMVPMALGLGDGGEQNAPLGRAVIGGLMCATVATLIFVPAVFALLHGREKGSAPAEEKHNALHPQHA, from the coding sequence GTGTGGATCGTTAAATTAGCGCTGGACCGTCCCTATACCTTCATCATCCTGGCCCTGCTCATCCTGATCATGGCGCCCGTGGTGATCCTGCGGACGCCCACCGATATCTTCCCGAACATCAACATCCCCGTGGTCTCCGTCGCCTGGCAGTACACCGGCCTCGACCCCGAGCAGATGGAAGGCCGCCTGGTCGCGCCCTATGAAAAGGCGCTCACCACGCTGGTCGACAACATCGAGCACACCGAATCCACCAGCTACAACGGCGTCGCCACCATCAAAATCTACCTGCAGCCCGGCGCCAGCCTCGACACCGCAAACGCGCAGGTTACCGCCGCCTCGCAGTACATGCTCCGCCAGCTGCCTCCCGGAACCCTGCCGCCCGAGATCATCAACTTCTCCGCTTCGAGCGTGCCCATCATCCAGATCGGCATCTCCGGCCAGGGCCTCAACGAGCAGCAGCTCAACGACTACGCCCAGAACTTCATCCGTCCCGCGCTGGTCACCATCCCCGGCGCCGTCATTCCCCAGGTCTACGGCGGCAAGCAGGCGCAGATCACCGTCAGCATGGACCAGGAGAAGATGCAGTCCAAGGGCGTCTCGCCCGGCGACGTGCTGACGGCCATGCAGAACGGCAGCGTCGTGCTGCCCTCCGGCACCGCCAAGATCGGCCCGCTCGAGTACGACGTCCGCTCCAACGCCGCGCCCCGCACCATCCCCGAGCTCGACATGCTGCCCATCAAGCAGGTGAACGGCGCGATGGTCTACCTGCGCGATGTAGCCACCGTCAGCGACGGCGCCGCCTTCCAGACCAACATCGTCCGCCAGGATGGCCGCCGTGGCGTGCTCATCAGCATCCTCAAGGGCGGCAGCGCCTCGACGCTCTCGGTCGTCTCCGGCATCCGCGGCCTCCTGCCGCGCGTCTCGCAGCTCGTGCCGCCCGCGGTCAAGATGACTCCGATCGCCGACCAGAGCGTCTTCGTCCGCTCGGCCGTACAGGGCGTCATCCGTGAGGCGATCATCGCCGCGGCCCTGACCGGCCTGATGATCCTGCTCTTTCTCGGCAGCTGGCGCTCGACCGTCATCATCGCCGTCTCCATCCCGCTCTCGATTCTCACCTCGGTCATCGTGCTCAGCATGATCGGCGAGACCATCAACACCATGACCCTCGGCGGCCTCGCGCTGGCCGTCGGCATCCTGGTCGACGACGCCACCGTCACCATCGAGAACATCGAGCGCTTCCTCGAGAACGGCTACGAGATGCGCGAGGCCATCCTCGACGGCGCCGCGCAGATCGCGGTTCCCGCGCTGGTTTCCACGCTCTGCATCTGCATCGTCTTCCTGCCCATGTTCTTCCTGACTGGCGTCTCGAAGTACCTCTTCGCGCCGCTGGCCGAGGCCGTCATCTTCGCCATGATCGCCTCCTATATCCTGTCGCGAACCCTGGTGCCGACCCTGGCCATGTACCTGCTGCGCCACAAGCACACCGGTCCCACGCGCAATCCGTTCACGCTCTTCCAGCGCGGCTTCGAGCGCCAGTTCGAGAAGGTCCGCTCCGGCTATGAGACGCTGCTTACCCGTCTCGTCTTCCTGCGCAAGGCCTTCATCCCCGTCTTCCTGCTCTGCTGCTGCTGCGCCTTCCTGCTGCTGCCCTTCCTCGGCCGGGACTTCTTCCCCTCCACCGACTCGGGCGAGTTCATCCTGCACATGCGCGGCCGCACCGGCCTGCGTATCGAAGAGACCGCGCGCCTCGCCGACCAGGTCGAAGACGCCATTCACAAGACCATCCCCGCGAACGAGGTCAACAACATCCTCGATAACATCGGCCTGCCTTACAGCCCGATGAACACCATGCACATGACCAACGGCGGCATCGGCGCAGCCGACGCCGACATCCTTGTCTCGCTGAACGAGGACCACCACCCCACCGCCGATTACATCCGCAGGCTGCGCGAGAGCCTGCCGCGTGATTTCCCCGGCACCACGTTCTACTTCCTGCCCGCCGACATCACCACGCAGATCCTCAACTTCGGCCTGCCCGCGCCCATCGATATCCAGATCCAGAGCAGCGATCTCGAATCGAGCACCAAGGTGGCCACGGCCATGATGGAAAAACTGCGCCAGGTTCCGGGCCTTGTCGACCTGCGCATCCAGCAGCCGCTCGACTATCCCACGCTCGATGTGGACGTGGACCGCACCAAGGCCGGCCAGGGCGGCTACACCGCGCGCGATGTGGCGCAGAGCATGCTCAACTCGCTCAGCGGCAGCTTCCAGATCACGCCCATGTTCTTCCTCAACTACAAGAACGGCGTGAACTACAACCTCGTCGCGCAAACCCCGCAGTACCGCATGGATTCACTGCAGGATCTGCAGAATATTCCCATCAATTCCGCCAACGGCGGCCCCGCGCGCCCCACACCGGAAACGCTCAACGATCTCTCCGGCATCCATCGCGGCCATGAAGACGCCGTGGTCTCCGAGTACAACATCCGCCGCGTCGTCGACATCTACGGCGCGGTGCAGGATCGCGACCTCGGAGCCGTCGGCAAGCAGGTGCAGGCCATCGTCGACGAGCAGTCGAAGACCGTGCCCCGCGGCATGTTCCTCAGCCTGCGCGGACAGGTCAACACCATGCGCAGCTCTTACATCTCGCTGCTTGGCGGACTGGTCTTCTCCATCCTGCTGGTCTACATGCTGATCGTGGTCAACTTCCAGTCGTGGCTCGATCCGTTCATCATCATCACGGCGCTGCCCGCCGCGCTGGCCGGCATCGTGCTCTTCCTCTTCTTCACCCACACCACGCTGAGCGTGCCCGCGCTGATGGGCGCCATCATGTGCATGGGCGTGGCCACGGCCAACTCCATCCTGGTGGTCTCCTTCGCCAAGATGCGACTGGCCGAGCACCATGACCCCATCCTCGCCGCCATCGAATCCGGCGCCACCCGCTTCCGCCCCGTCTGCATGACGGCCCTGGCCATGATTATCGGCATGGTGCCCATGGCGCTCGGCCTCGGCGACGGCGGTGAGCAGAATGCGCCGCTCGGACGCGCCGTCATCGGCGGCCTCATGTGCGCCACCGTCGCCACGCTCATCTTCGTGCCTGCCGTCTTCGCCCTGCTCCACGGACGCGAAAAAGGATCGGCCCCGGCCGAAGAGAAGCACAACGCACTGCACCCGCAGCACGCCTAG
- a CDS encoding LysR family transcriptional regulator, with translation MELRHLRYFITVAETGGFGRAAKLLHVAQSAISEQIRDLETELGVPLFDRQNRRIQLTYQGEQFLEDARAVMEQATRAVENVQRTQRGEVGKLTVGFFVGGMGPFFSAIIREFRRIYPGIQVSLVEMAPGMQYQALQAGTIDVSFTRTLPAVHASQLRSEPLRTEPFYAVLLRTHPLARQPSVFMRELAGETFILNDRRYSPAVFDKVITLCTEAGFSPKLGATGSVSSGVIALVEAGEGVAILPQGSRILGSEDIVWVPLADKGAVIDMVVAWSPKMERPALKSFLEMVRRRRKVEKM, from the coding sequence ATGGAGCTTAGACATCTGCGCTACTTCATCACGGTTGCGGAGACGGGCGGATTCGGACGCGCGGCGAAGCTGCTGCACGTGGCTCAATCGGCTATCAGCGAGCAGATTCGCGACCTGGAGACGGAGCTGGGCGTTCCGTTGTTTGATCGTCAGAACCGTCGAATTCAGCTCACCTACCAGGGCGAGCAGTTTCTGGAAGACGCGCGGGCGGTGATGGAGCAGGCGACCCGTGCGGTGGAGAATGTGCAGCGCACGCAGCGGGGCGAGGTTGGCAAGCTGACGGTCGGATTTTTCGTTGGTGGCATGGGGCCGTTCTTTTCGGCGATTATCCGCGAGTTCCGCCGCATCTATCCGGGCATCCAGGTATCGCTGGTGGAGATGGCGCCGGGCATGCAGTACCAGGCGCTGCAGGCGGGGACGATCGACGTGAGTTTCACGCGCACGCTGCCGGCGGTGCACGCCTCGCAGCTGCGTTCGGAGCCGCTGCGCACCGAGCCGTTCTACGCGGTGCTGCTGCGGACGCATCCGCTGGCGCGGCAGCCCTCGGTCTTCATGCGGGAGCTGGCCGGGGAGACCTTCATCCTGAACGACCGGCGGTATTCGCCGGCGGTCTTCGACAAGGTGATTACGCTGTGCACGGAGGCGGGATTTTCTCCGAAGCTGGGAGCGACGGGCAGCGTCTCTTCGGGAGTGATTGCGCTGGTGGAGGCAGGCGAAGGGGTGGCGATCCTGCCGCAGGGCTCGCGCATTCTGGGCAGTGAGGACATCGTGTGGGTGCCGCTGGCCGACAAGGGTGCGGTGATCGACATGGTCGTGGCCTGGTCGCCGAAGATGGAGCGCCCGGCGCTCAAATCCTTTCTGGAGATGGTGCGCAGACGGCGCAAGGTCGAAAAGATGTAG
- a CDS encoding TIGR03435 family protein encodes MRLLAAAVFTLASALAAHAQDILLPQPGKPLPQFAVATIKPASVRYIGLLTYPGGRIEGGQCWLTYLISEAFHIPIVRVTGGPDWVKQSRFDITAVPPDDSSARQYTPPGITHPLIDEQRLMLQALLRDRFGLKYHLEKTEQPVYFLERNGKPLKLDTPKHPEWPPRTIVMVYSDGKGNGEIVGQNTTMPYTAQQLSETLQRPVIDQTGITGSYDFHVDAPDEANADQTNAVLEGLPQLGLRLRAGKAPVDTIVIDAVTQPTPN; translated from the coding sequence ATGCGCCTGCTCGCTGCCGCTGTTTTCACCCTCGCCTCGGCCCTGGCCGCGCACGCACAGGACATCCTGCTCCCTCAGCCCGGCAAACCGCTGCCGCAATTCGCCGTGGCCACCATCAAGCCCGCGTCGGTCCGGTATATCGGCCTGCTCACCTACCCAGGCGGCCGGATTGAAGGAGGACAGTGCTGGCTCACCTATCTCATCTCCGAGGCCTTCCATATTCCCATAGTCCGCGTCACGGGCGGCCCGGACTGGGTGAAGCAATCGAGGTTCGACATCACCGCCGTGCCGCCCGATGACTCTTCCGCACGCCAGTACACACCTCCGGGCATCACCCATCCATTAATCGATGAGCAGCGGCTTATGCTGCAGGCGCTGCTCCGCGACCGCTTCGGCCTCAAGTACCACCTGGAAAAGACCGAGCAGCCCGTCTACTTCCTCGAACGCAACGGCAAGCCGCTGAAACTCGATACCCCGAAACATCCGGAATGGCCGCCACGCACCATTGTCATGGTCTATTCCGACGGCAAGGGGAACGGCGAGATCGTGGGGCAAAACACAACCATGCCCTATACCGCCCAGCAGCTCAGCGAAACACTCCAGCGCCCGGTCATCGACCAGACCGGCATCACCGGCTCGTACGACTTCCATGTCGATGCGCCCGACGAAGCCAATGCCGACCAGACCAACGCCGTCCTCGAGGGCCTGCCGCAGCTGGGACTCAGGCTCCGCGCCGGCAAGGCACCGGTCGACACCATCGTGATCGACGCCGTAACCCAGCCCACCCCGAACTGA
- a CDS encoding efflux transporter outer membrane subunit, which produces MKHVSLLRAASVMAAALLPLAGCTVGPNYKRPDVPTPPAFKEQPPASADNAAQSSAAHDTSAQNQDGWKPGQPADNALKGDWWTIYNDSELSTLEGQIDTANQTLKAAEANFRAARAQIGYARSYEAPTIGVSPSVGAVRDSAHQPYFSSTEVNDGEGNFSLPFDLNYEVDLWGRIRRGVTAAREQAQANAADLESVRLSLHAELAMDYFGLRTDDAQTKLLEDTVKAYEQALQLTQDRFEGGAAPMSDVAQARTQLDQTKVQLTDIEVQRAQYEHAIAVLIGKPPAEFTLDRTPLNQQTPLLPVIPATVPAELLERRPDIAADERRMAAANEQIGIAQAAFYPTLSLSALFGLQGTSALNWFNWPSRFWAVGPTFSQTLFDAGRRKSTKVMTEAQYDATVATYRQTVLTAFQQVEDNLAALRVLSHEADQQHQATESAEQSLDLFQTRYEGGVDTYLQVVTWQTAALNNQRNDLAIMQRRLEASVLLIKALGGGWDTSRLPKM; this is translated from the coding sequence ATGAAGCACGTCTCCTTACTCCGCGCGGCATCGGTGATGGCCGCGGCCCTGCTGCCTCTTGCCGGCTGCACGGTCGGGCCCAACTACAAGCGTCCCGACGTGCCCACGCCGCCGGCCTTCAAGGAACAGCCGCCGGCATCTGCTGACAATGCAGCACAGTCCTCCGCTGCGCACGACACTTCCGCTCAAAATCAGGACGGGTGGAAGCCCGGCCAGCCCGCCGACAACGCCCTCAAGGGCGACTGGTGGACCATCTACAACGACTCCGAGCTGAGCACGCTCGAAGGCCAGATCGACACCGCCAACCAGACGCTCAAGGCCGCCGAAGCCAACTTCCGCGCCGCCCGCGCACAGATCGGCTACGCCCGTTCCTACGAGGCACCGACCATCGGGGTCTCGCCTTCGGTCGGCGCCGTGCGCGACTCCGCGCACCAGCCTTACTTCTCCTCGACCGAGGTCAACGACGGCGAGGGCAACTTCTCGCTGCCTTTCGATCTGAACTACGAGGTCGATCTCTGGGGACGCATCCGCCGCGGCGTCACCGCCGCCCGCGAGCAGGCGCAGGCCAACGCCGCTGACCTCGAAAGCGTCCGCCTCAGCCTCCATGCCGAGCTGGCGATGGACTACTTCGGCCTGCGCACCGACGATGCGCAGACCAAGCTCCTCGAAGACACGGTGAAGGCCTACGAGCAGGCGCTCCAGCTCACGCAGGATCGCTTCGAAGGCGGCGCCGCGCCCATGTCCGATGTGGCCCAGGCCCGCACCCAGCTCGACCAGACCAAGGTACAGCTCACCGACATCGAAGTGCAGCGCGCCCAATATGAGCACGCCATCGCCGTCCTGATCGGCAAGCCCCCGGCCGAGTTCACCCTCGACCGCACACCGCTCAACCAGCAGACCCCGCTGCTCCCGGTGATCCCGGCCACCGTGCCCGCCGAGCTCCTCGAGCGCCGCCCGGATATCGCCGCCGACGAGCGCCGCATGGCCGCGGCCAACGAGCAGATCGGCATCGCCCAGGCAGCGTTCTACCCAACGCTCTCCCTCAGCGCGCTCTTCGGCCTGCAGGGCACCTCGGCGCTCAACTGGTTCAACTGGCCTTCGCGCTTCTGGGCTGTGGGACCGACCTTCTCGCAGACGCTCTTCGACGCCGGCCGCCGCAAGTCGACGAAAGTGATGACCGAAGCGCAGTACGATGCAACGGTCGCCACCTATCGGCAGACGGTGCTGACCGCCTTCCAGCAGGTCGAAGACAATCTCGCCGCGCTGCGTGTGCTCTCGCACGAGGCCGATCAGCAGCACCAGGCCACCGAATCGGCCGAGCAGTCGCTCGATCTCTTCCAGACCCGCTACGAAGGCGGCGTCGATACCTATCTGCAGGTGGTCACCTGGCAGACCGCCGCGCTCAACAACCAGCGCAACGATCTCGCCATCATGCAGCGCCGCCTCGAAGCCAGCGTCCTGCTCATCAAGGCACTGGGCGGAGGATGGGACACCAGCAGGCTGCCCAAAATGTAA
- a CDS encoding TIGR03435 family protein: protein MRVLLVALVSCLSLASGVAQEAAPLKYDVATVKENKSASGMTMLRFTGSDMLNVENGTLQIMLSAAYGLHPYLIEGVPKWGENQHFDVQAKILDATPDQIKALTIEQRRAMFAAVLVDRFHLKTHWETREKPEYELVLAKGGSKMKEGSGQQHSRMLSPNTLNAKQQSAAELAEAFADALQEPVVDRTGLMGKYDVDLKWAPMTSKSGPDAAQDEDAAPDIFTAVKETLGLELKPSRGPVQVLVVDGAEMPVTD, encoded by the coding sequence ATGCGGGTTCTTCTGGTTGCGCTGGTGAGTTGTCTGTCGTTGGCATCGGGTGTGGCCCAGGAGGCTGCGCCGCTCAAATACGATGTCGCCACGGTCAAGGAAAACAAATCGGCTTCGGGCATGACCATGCTCCGCTTTACGGGCAGTGACATGCTGAACGTCGAGAACGGGACTCTGCAGATCATGTTGTCGGCGGCCTACGGCCTCCATCCGTACCTGATCGAAGGCGTGCCGAAGTGGGGCGAAAACCAGCACTTCGATGTTCAGGCGAAGATCCTGGACGCGACGCCGGACCAGATCAAGGCGCTGACGATTGAGCAGCGGCGGGCGATGTTCGCGGCGGTGCTCGTGGATCGCTTCCATCTGAAGACACACTGGGAGACGCGCGAGAAGCCCGAGTACGAGCTGGTGCTGGCCAAGGGCGGCAGCAAGATGAAGGAAGGCTCGGGGCAGCAACACTCCAGAATGCTGAGCCCGAATACCCTGAATGCCAAGCAGCAAAGCGCCGCGGAGCTGGCAGAGGCGTTTGCCGATGCGCTGCAGGAGCCGGTCGTGGACAGGACCGGGCTCATGGGAAAGTACGATGTGGATCTGAAGTGGGCTCCCATGACGTCGAAGAGCGGCCCGGATGCTGCTCAGGATGAGGACGCGGCGCCGGACATCTTCACCGCAGTGAAGGAAACGCTGGGCCTCGAGCTGAAGCCTTCGCGCGGACCGGTGCAGGTGCTGGTGGTGGATGGCGCGGAGATGCCGGTTACAGACTAG
- a CDS encoding LysR substrate-binding domain-containing protein has translation MAPRINLDLDILRTLAVAHDRGGLAQAAADLGRTPSAISLQMKRLQDELGLPIFRKRGRGLALTEAGETALAYARRILSLNDELLATLQGAKLAGQIRIGCPQDFAFVLPPVLSHFASIYPRMQVELHIEGNARLVEATEKGDLDLAVVIGHADRAGARMVGRIGLAWIASPDFAPPGNQPIPLALLGPQCAFRKCALQQLETGQIPHRIAAVSPSLDGLWAALRGKLGITARAAIHLPGGLIAGASLFGLPPLGSFPVTLHRHAQASGAAEDHMASLLTSSLEPILQQSGPPKQRRITREPHSPER, from the coding sequence ATGGCACCCCGCATCAATCTCGACCTCGACATCTTACGGACCCTCGCAGTCGCCCATGATCGGGGCGGCCTGGCACAGGCTGCGGCTGATCTCGGACGCACACCCTCCGCGATCAGCCTGCAGATGAAGCGCCTGCAGGATGAGCTTGGCCTGCCCATCTTTCGCAAGCGCGGCCGGGGCCTTGCTCTCACGGAAGCCGGCGAGACAGCCTTGGCTTATGCGCGCCGCATACTGTCCCTGAACGATGAACTGCTGGCCACGCTGCAGGGAGCAAAGCTTGCAGGCCAGATTCGCATTGGCTGCCCGCAGGATTTCGCTTTTGTTCTGCCGCCCGTGCTGTCCCACTTCGCCAGCATTTATCCCCGCATGCAGGTCGAGCTGCATATCGAAGGCAACGCACGATTAGTGGAAGCGACCGAGAAAGGCGACCTGGATCTCGCTGTCGTTATCGGCCATGCCGACCGTGCCGGCGCACGGATGGTCGGACGAATCGGCCTGGCATGGATCGCGTCCCCGGATTTTGCACCTCCGGGCAACCAGCCAATACCGCTTGCGCTTCTCGGTCCGCAGTGCGCCTTTCGCAAGTGCGCGCTGCAGCAGCTTGAAACCGGGCAAATCCCGCATCGTATCGCCGCAGTCAGCCCAAGCCTGGATGGTCTCTGGGCAGCACTGCGCGGCAAACTCGGCATCACCGCGCGCGCCGCCATCCATCTTCCTGGCGGACTTATCGCGGGCGCCTCGCTCTTCGGGCTTCCACCCCTGGGCAGCTTCCCGGTCACCCTGCACCGCCATGCACAGGCGAGCGGCGCGGCGGAGGATCACATGGCATCCCTGCTGACCAGCTCTCTCGAGCCGATCCTGCAGCAATCCGGCCCTCCGAAACAACGCCGCATCACTCGTGAGCCCCACTCACCCGAGCGTTGA
- a CDS encoding efflux RND transporter periplasmic adaptor subunit: MPDQNEGIRDARESTPSAEFTAPVHHAPRPAPEEPTVIVDPDRRLSPAFLIGLGVVALIIVVAIVFGIRSRAHDASELTHVTHEDAIEAVDVTTASRGAKALEIVLPVNTQAYIDTGIYARTNGYLKKWYHDIGSHVQQGELLADIETPELDQQVQQARSDLATAQANLEIAQITAERWKKLLAKNAVSRQEADQATSDYAAKQSALASAQANLGRLQQLQGFEKVYAPFTGVITARNIDIGSLIQAGDSSSLRTELFHMAATDRLRMFVPVPEADARFVKNGDKVVITSDAAPNQKFEGAVVRNSDSIDLTSRTLNVEVDIENQDHKLLPGQYAFVHIPVPAEDRSLTLPSNTLLFRAEGLRVGVVRDGKVDLVPVTVGHDYGATVEITSGIDDQDQVILNPSDSLAQGQPVRVETKPGAGA; the protein is encoded by the coding sequence ATGCCCGATCAGAACGAAGGAATCCGCGACGCGAGGGAAAGCACGCCCTCCGCAGAGTTCACGGCCCCGGTCCATCACGCTCCCCGACCGGCTCCCGAAGAGCCCACCGTGATCGTCGATCCGGACCGCCGCCTTTCCCCGGCCTTTCTCATCGGCCTGGGCGTGGTCGCTCTCATCATCGTGGTCGCGATCGTCTTCGGTATCCGCTCGCGTGCCCACGATGCCTCCGAGCTGACCCACGTCACGCACGAAGACGCCATCGAAGCCGTCGATGTCACCACCGCATCGCGCGGCGCCAAGGCGCTCGAAATCGTGCTGCCCGTCAATACCCAGGCCTACATCGATACCGGCATCTACGCCCGCACCAACGGCTACCTGAAGAAGTGGTACCACGACATCGGCTCGCACGTGCAGCAGGGCGAGCTGCTGGCCGATATCGAGACCCCCGAGCTCGATCAGCAGGTCCAGCAGGCCAGGTCCGACCTGGCCACCGCGCAGGCGAATCTCGAGATCGCGCAGATCACCGCCGAGCGCTGGAAGAAGCTGCTGGCCAAAAATGCCGTCTCCCGCCAGGAGGCCGACCAGGCCACCAGCGATTACGCCGCCAAGCAGTCGGCGCTCGCCTCCGCCCAGGCCAACCTCGGCCGCCTGCAGCAGCTGCAGGGCTTTGAGAAGGTCTACGCGCCCTTCACCGGCGTCATCACCGCGCGCAACATCGACATCGGCTCGCTCATCCAGGCCGGCGATTCCAGCTCGCTGCGCACCGAGCTCTTCCACATGGCCGCGACCGACAGGCTGCGCATGTTCGTGCCCGTGCCCGAAGCCGATGCCCGCTTCGTGAAGAACGGCGACAAGGTGGTCATCACCTCCGACGCCGCGCCAAACCAGAAGTTCGAAGGCGCAGTCGTCCGCAACTCCGATTCGATCGACCTCACCAGCCGCACCCTGAACGTCGAAGTCGATATCGAGAACCAGGACCACAAGCTGCTCCCCGGCCAGTACGCCTTCGTACATATCCCCGTGCCTGCCGAGGACCGCTCGCTCACGCTGCCTTCGAATACGCTCCTCTTCCGCGCCGAGGGACTGCGCGTCGGCGTCGTCCGCGACGGCAAGGTCGATCTCGTTCCGGTGACCGTCGGCCACGACTACGGCGCCACCGTCGAAATCACCTCCGGCATCGACGATCAGGACCAGGTCATCCTCAATCCATCCGATTCGCTCGCGCAGGGCCAGCCGGTGCGCGTCGAAACCAAGCCGGGAGCCGGAGCATGA